The following proteins are co-located in the Silene latifolia isolate original U9 population chromosome 1, ASM4854445v1, whole genome shotgun sequence genome:
- the LOC141646456 gene encoding uncharacterized protein LOC141646456, whose product METISEEEELSDLLQFTHEDVKQEVDFWNNSVFCYILGANPPVEIIENFVYRIWDQFGIDRVSFLDNGIFLVRFTKFENREALLNSGYYLFDNKPVVIRPWLPETELTKEKVDIVPVWARLSGIPLRFWGACLPKIAGLVGNFIRMDDATKDKIRLSYARMMVEVPFNQKLIDKVRFLDESGHVVVVNVEYEWNPISCSSCNGIGHDMSQCRKPKNQRLKVQQSKPKPKQVWRPVQKTQPAETSEPPLTFTPEVFPPLSMVRATPTVKATPAKQIMWVSRQENMVGVRLSGKFSQYTFLDALNGSATPRLRVENSGLFALLETKLKPSTLLNKATTICDGWSISTNCSWHKGGRIWLLWNPTCFDVQFLNYGSLYIHMLVQSKVDNKKFLLTVIYAFNDLMERTILWKFLKDTASTCNLPWLWVGDFNTVLSPIERLGGNTTDAEMEHFQECVSLCEMEDIKATGALFTWSNKQAPTDRVYSRLDRAMGNPEWMSHYGEYMAHFHPEGMFDHCPCTIVDRKVEFNGKGPSNTLICGGSLSISVLLWMVFGSSLTKGLKCLMW is encoded by the exons ATGGAAACTATTTCAGAGGAGGAAGAGCTCTCAGATTTACTTCAATTTACACATGAGGATGTTAAACAAGAGGTAGACTTTTGGAACAACTCTGTTTTTTGCTATATTTTGGGTGCTAACCCTCCTGTTGAGATTATTGAGAATTTTGTGTATCGTATTTGGGATCAATTTGGGATAGATAGAGTTTCTTTCTTGGACAATGGAATCTTCCTTGTTCGTTTTACTAAGTTTGAAAACAGGGAAGCTTTATTAAACTCAGGGTATTACTTGTTTGATAATAAGCCTGTGGTTATTCGTCCCTGGCTTCCTGAAACTGAGTTGACAAAGGAGAAAGTTGATATTGTTCCAGTGTGGGCAAGATTATCTGGTATACCCTTGAGATTTTGGGGGGCTTGTTTGCCTAAGATAGCTGGATTGGTGGGGAATTTTATTCGTATGGATGATGCTACTAAGGATAAGATTCGTTTGAGTTATGCAAGAATGATGGTTGAAGTGCCTTTTAACCAGAAGCTTATTGATAAAGTTAGGTTCTTGGATGAATCTGGGCATGTAGTTGTTGTTAATGTGGAGTATGAATGGAATCCTATCTCATGTTCTAGCTGTAATGGGATAGGACATGACATGTCCCAGTGCAGGAAGCCTAAGAATCAGAGGTTGAAAGTCCAGCAATCTAAGCCTAAGCCTAAACAAGTTTGGAGGCCTGTTCAGAAAACTCAACCTGCTGAGACTTCTGAGCCCCCCCTTACCTTTACTCCTGAAGTGTTTCCCCCCTTGTCAATGGTGAGGGCCACTCCTACTGTCAAAGCTACACCTGCAAAACAAATTATGTGGGTCAGTAGACAGGAGAATATGGTGGGAGTAAGGCTCTCTGGTAAGTTCAGTCAGTACACTTTTCTGGATGCTTTGAATGGTTCTGCTACACCTAGACTCAGGGTAGAGAACAGTG GTCTTTTTGCATTATTAGAAACTAAGCTTAAACCTAGTACTTTGTTGAATAAGGCAACTACAATTTGTGATGGCTGGAGTATTTCTACCAACTGTAGTTGGCATAAAGGGGGAAGGATTTGGTTGCTATGGAATCCTACTTGCTTTGATGTGCAATTTCTGAACTATGGCTCTCTGTATATCCATATGTTAGTTCAATCTAAAGTGGATAACAAGAAATTTCTACTGACTGtgatttatgcttttaatgaCCTGATGGAGAGAACTATTCTTTGGAAGTTTCTGAAAGATACAGCTTCTACTTGCAATTTGCCTTGGTTGTGGGTAGGAGATTTTAATACTGTGTTATCTCCAATTGAAAGATTGGGGGGTAATACTACAGATGCAGAGATGGAACACTTCCAGGAATGTGTATCTTTATGTGAAATGGAGGATATTAAAGCTACTGGGGCTTTGTTTACTTGGTCTAACAAGCAAGCTCCTACTGACAGAGTTTATAGTAGGCTAGATAGGGCAATGGGGAACCCTGAATGGATGAGTCATTATGGAGAGTACATGGCACATTTTCATCCTGAGGGTATGTTTGATCACTGTCCTTGCACCATTGTAGATAGGAAAGTTGAATTCAATGGAAAAGGTCCTtcaaatactttaatatgtgggggaTCTCTGAGTATTTCAGTGCTACTGTGGATGGTGTTTGGAAGCAGTCTTACCAAGGGACTAAAATGTTTAATGTGGTGA